A single region of the Salvia splendens isolate huo1 chromosome 18, SspV2, whole genome shotgun sequence genome encodes:
- the LOC121775944 gene encoding E3 ubiquitin-protein ligase DA2L-like isoform X1, with the protein MRLSENFGVIVKRLGFNREVFVMGNKLGVKRRQVVDEKYTRPQGLYQHRDVDHKKLRKLILDSKLAPCYPGDDDTACDLEECPICFLYYPSLNRSRCCTKGICTECFVQMKTPNATRPTQCPFCKTANYAVEYRGFKTKEEKIIEQLEEQRVIEAKIRMRHQELQDEEKSIKLREISSSASMRAPTEVDYFSTQAPTSVSAIGSEEIVASDESIETSVIRPPPRQRQTREDEFDLDLEDIMVMEAIWLSIQENGGRQDQSYSEAAPSGEYNVEDHTSLADTVPAAGSSSSHSGGLACAIATLAERQQVNVWPLTNYSGDISGYSEYSNGEGQESENYFPAESSTVASPDMTGDAGEWADHRSQMAEIGTSYGGSDEFGDAISLASIPHEDENQSSSSQPVAGSIMPESFEEQMMLAMTVSLAEARARTSTVGVAWH; encoded by the exons ATGCGATTGAGTGAGAATTTTGGTGTGATTGTAAAACGTTTGGGATTTAATCGAGAGGTATTCGTGATGGGGAATAAATTGGGGGTGAAGAGGAGGCAGGTGGTGGATGAGAAGTACACTAGGCCTCAGGGGTTGTACCAACACAGAGATGTGGATCATAAGAAGCTTCGGAAGCTGATTCTTGACTCCAAGTTGGCGCCTTGCTACCCTGGTGATGATGATACTGCCTGTGACCTTGAGGAGTGTCCTATTTGCTTCTTG TACTATCCAAGTCTTAATCGATCGAGATGCTGCACGAAGGGCATTTGTACGG AGTGTTTTGTACAGATGAAGACCCCCAATGCGACGCGGCCTACACA GTGCCCGTTCTGTAAAACAGCAAATTATGCTGTGGAGTATCGAGGTTTTAAGACAAAGGAGGAGAAAATCATAGAGCAACTT GAAGAACAACGAGTTATCGAGGCCAAAATAAGGATGAGGCATCAAGAACTTCAGGATGAAGAAAAGTCGATAAAACTAAGAGAAATAAGCTCTTCTGCCAGTATGAGAGCACCAACTGAGGTTGACTATTTCTCAACCCAAG CGCCCACTTCCGTTTCTGCAATAGGAAGTGAAGAAATTGTTGCTTCAGATGAGTCCATTGAAACTTCAGTGATTAGACCACCTCCACGCCAAAGGCAGACTAG GGAGGATGAATTTGACCTTGATCTTGAGGACATCATGGTTATGGAAGCGATCTGGCTGTCTATTCAG GAAAATGGCGGGCGTCAAGATCAATCTTACAGTGAAGCAGCGCCGTCAGGAGAATACAACGTAGAAGATCACACCTCTTTAGCAGATACAGTTCCAGCAGCTGGATCATCATCGTCTCATTCTGGTGGTCTTGCTTGTGCAATCGCAACCCTTGCTGAACGTCAGCAGGTTAATGTATGGCCCCTAACCAACTACAGTGGTGACATATCTGGATACAGCGAGTATTCCAACGGGGAGGGGCAGGAATCTGAAAATTATTTTCCTGCAGAGAGCAGCACTGTGGCATCACCCGACATGACCGGGGATGCTGGAGAATGGGCTGATCATCGATCTCAGATGGCTGAAATAGGAACTAGCTACGGAGGTTCTGATGAATTTGGGGATGCTATCAGTCTGGCTTCTATCCCACATGAGGACGAGAACCAGAGCAGCAGCAGTCAACCTGTCGCAGGATCAATAATGCCCGAGAGTTTTGAGGAGCAAATGATGCTAGCCATGACTGTTTCACTGGCTGAGGCTCGAGCAAGGACCAGTACTGTTGGAGTAGCTTGGCACTAG
- the LOC121775944 gene encoding E3 ubiquitin-protein ligase DA2-like isoform X2: MRLSENFGVIVKRLGFNREVFVMGNKLGVKRRQVVDEKYTRPQGLYQHRDVDHKKLRKLILDSKLAPCYPGDDDTACDLEECPICFLYYPSLNRSRCCTKGICTECFVQMKTPNATRPTQCPFCKTANYAVEYRGFKTKEEKIIEQLEEQRVIEAKIRMRHQELQDEEKSIKLREISSSASMRAPTEVDYFSTQAPTSVSAIGSEEIVASDESIETSVIRPPPRQRQTREDEFDLDLEDIMVMEAIWLSIQENGGRQDQSYSEAAPSGEYNVEDHTSLADTVPAAGSSSSHSGGLACAIATLAERQQVNRAALWHHPT, encoded by the exons ATGCGATTGAGTGAGAATTTTGGTGTGATTGTAAAACGTTTGGGATTTAATCGAGAGGTATTCGTGATGGGGAATAAATTGGGGGTGAAGAGGAGGCAGGTGGTGGATGAGAAGTACACTAGGCCTCAGGGGTTGTACCAACACAGAGATGTGGATCATAAGAAGCTTCGGAAGCTGATTCTTGACTCCAAGTTGGCGCCTTGCTACCCTGGTGATGATGATACTGCCTGTGACCTTGAGGAGTGTCCTATTTGCTTCTTG TACTATCCAAGTCTTAATCGATCGAGATGCTGCACGAAGGGCATTTGTACGG AGTGTTTTGTACAGATGAAGACCCCCAATGCGACGCGGCCTACACA GTGCCCGTTCTGTAAAACAGCAAATTATGCTGTGGAGTATCGAGGTTTTAAGACAAAGGAGGAGAAAATCATAGAGCAACTT GAAGAACAACGAGTTATCGAGGCCAAAATAAGGATGAGGCATCAAGAACTTCAGGATGAAGAAAAGTCGATAAAACTAAGAGAAATAAGCTCTTCTGCCAGTATGAGAGCACCAACTGAGGTTGACTATTTCTCAACCCAAG CGCCCACTTCCGTTTCTGCAATAGGAAGTGAAGAAATTGTTGCTTCAGATGAGTCCATTGAAACTTCAGTGATTAGACCACCTCCACGCCAAAGGCAGACTAG GGAGGATGAATTTGACCTTGATCTTGAGGACATCATGGTTATGGAAGCGATCTGGCTGTCTATTCAG GAAAATGGCGGGCGTCAAGATCAATCTTACAGTGAAGCAGCGCCGTCAGGAGAATACAACGTAGAAGATCACACCTCTTTAGCAGATACAGTTCCAGCAGCTGGATCATCATCGTCTCATTCTGGTGGTCTTGCTTGTGCAATCGCAACCCTTGCTGAACGTCAGCAGGTTAAT AGAGCAGCACTGTGGCATCACCCGACATGA